A region of Sulfurovum sp. DNA encodes the following proteins:
- a CDS encoding phosphoethanolamine--lipid A transferase, with protein MLRSSITQTKLILYASLFFVLFDNYEFFHQVITIYQPTGTNIIYIISTAVVLFALLNLFFHIVSAKYVTKPLMIVLLLISSVTGYFMNTYHIVIDEEMIRNALQTNVSEASDLWSFWLFLYLFFLGIIPSVWVYRVKIHYRSWKAEIVSKLKMSILFLVLIVVTVTGFGKFYTSFFREHKILRFYTNPPFWMDCLRIYFTQTYFTQTPTLKLMGKDATIDDQNLSRKLVIVVVGEAARADHFSINGYQRPTTPLLENEHIINYPYMYSCATSTAQSVPCMFSYFTHSEYDYTKAYYTENILDILNHTKKVAILWRDNNSNSKGVALRVRYENFRIPKNNPKCDGECRDVGMLSGLQAYIEANKDKHILIVLHQMGNHGPAYYKRSPQRSKKFMPECMTNQLEQCERQGIINAYDNALHYTDIFLSQTIALAKKYPDKEVAVIYMSDHGESLGESGIYLHGLPYFIAPDAQKHIGAFIWLNHTLRKKLAHIKDPQQTRSHDYLFHTLLGLFDVRTSVYDVSLDLLHKGKEK; from the coding sequence ATGTTGCGCTCTTCTATTACGCAAACAAAGCTAATTTTATACGCATCACTCTTTTTTGTCCTTTTTGATAATTATGAGTTTTTTCATCAAGTAATAACCATTTACCAACCTACAGGTACCAACATAATCTATATAATTTCTACTGCTGTTGTACTTTTTGCTCTTTTAAATCTCTTCTTTCATATTGTAAGCGCCAAGTATGTTACCAAGCCTTTGATGATTGTCTTGTTATTGATTTCATCAGTTACTGGTTACTTTATGAATACATATCATATTGTGATTGATGAAGAGATGATTAGAAATGCATTGCAGACAAATGTCTCTGAGGCTTCTGACCTATGGAGTTTTTGGCTTTTTTTATATCTATTTTTTCTTGGCATAATACCTTCTGTTTGGGTCTATCGCGTTAAGATACATTACCGCTCTTGGAAAGCAGAAATAGTCTCAAAACTCAAAATGAGTATTCTATTTTTAGTACTTATTGTAGTGACCGTGACAGGATTTGGAAAGTTTTATACCTCTTTTTTTCGAGAACATAAAATTTTACGTTTCTATACAAACCCTCCATTCTGGATGGATTGTCTGCGTATCTACTTTACACAAACCTACTTTACGCAAACTCCTACATTAAAGTTGATGGGAAAAGATGCAACAATAGATGACCAAAACCTCTCCCGAAAACTAGTGATTGTAGTTGTAGGAGAAGCGGCAAGGGCAGACCACTTTAGTATCAATGGATACCAAAGACCAACAACACCACTTTTGGAAAATGAGCATATCATTAACTATCCATATATGTATTCATGCGCAACTTCAACTGCACAGTCTGTGCCTTGTATGTTTTCTTATTTTACGCATAGTGAGTATGATTATACAAAAGCATACTATACAGAAAATATATTAGATATTTTGAACCATACTAAGAAGGTAGCCATTTTATGGAGAGACAACAACTCAAATTCTAAAGGTGTCGCATTACGTGTTCGGTATGAAAATTTTAGAATACCCAAAAATAATCCTAAATGTGATGGAGAGTGTCGAGATGTAGGCATGTTGAGTGGACTTCAAGCATATATTGAGGCAAACAAAGACAAACATATTCTTATTGTACTACACCAAATGGGGAACCATGGTCCAGCATATTACAAACGGTCACCCCAAAGGAGCAAGAAGTTTATGCCCGAGTGTATGACCAATCAGCTTGAACAGTGTGAACGTCAAGGAATTATCAATGCCTATGATAATGCGTTGCATTATACGGATATATTTTTAAGTCAGACGATTGCTCTTGCCAAAAAGTACCCAGATAAAGAGGTTGCAGTTATCTATATGAGTGATCATGGTGAGAGCCTTGGAGAAAGTGGTATCTACTTACATGGACTGCCTTATTTTATTGCGCCCGATGCACAAAAGCATATTGGTGCTTTTATTTGGTTAAACCATACTTTACGTAAGAAATTAGCACACATAAAAGATCCACAACAGACACGCTCGCATGATTATCTCTTTCATACATTACTGGGGCTTTTTGATGTTCGTACATCTGTGTATGATGTTTCGCTCGACCTACTCCATAAAGGAAAAGAGAAATGA
- a CDS encoding tyrosine-protein phosphatase produces the protein MRQNIRYILKYIITPLFSLILLWFSYLYIYGNIHQVNRDLYRSAQLYQFNMPYYFTKYHIRTVINLRGSAPQKQWYQNEIRFCKEHNITHIDFGISDRKVVDISTMHHLVSLMQKAKKPLLVHCKAGADRTSLASALYRYAIEHDIGAYKQISFKYGHFPYLGSPTVAMDKSFNIYIQHFPLKETDVSSKIR, from the coding sequence ATGAGGCAAAATATACGCTATATACTGAAATACATAATAACACCACTGTTTTCGCTGATACTTTTATGGTTTTCTTACCTATATATTTATGGAAATATACATCAAGTAAATCGAGACCTTTACCGGTCTGCACAATTGTATCAATTTAATATGCCCTATTATTTTACAAAATATCATATTCGCACGGTTATTAATCTAAGAGGTTCAGCACCACAAAAGCAATGGTATCAAAATGAGATACGTTTTTGTAAAGAACACAATATTACACATATTGATTTTGGTATTAGTGATAGAAAAGTGGTTGATATCTCTACGATGCATCATCTTGTTTCCTTAATGCAGAAGGCTAAAAAACCGTTGCTTGTGCATTGCAAAGCAGGTGCAGACCGTACATCCTTGGCTTCTGCTCTGTATCGTTATGCCATAGAACATGATATTGGTGCATATAAACAGATTTCATTCAAGTATGGACACTTCCCATATCTTGGGTCTCCAACAGTTGCAATGGATAAAAGTTTTAACATCTATATCCAGCACTTTCCACTAAAGGAAACTGATGTCTCTTCTAAAATACGTTAA
- the eptA gene encoding phosphoethanolamine--lipid A transferase EptA — MSLLKYVKNPISPFVYIVASVISTVLLYHYPLFIFVSQHIALNLNGILILLSVLVALLSVELFLFLLFGAILGKWFRYFNALQFITNAIAFYFIVTYHTILDRTMMGNVFNTNFQESSSYFGISPLVYLVVLGIVPAWIALKVSVSKPYLRVRLTASALASLSVGIVFLYLNSSAWLWFDKYAKYIGGLTLPWSYSINAIRHKLKEAKKNKEYLKLSDAIITTDSSMIVVLVIGESARAQNFSLYGYHRKTNPKLEKVNNLIVVPNTYAAATYTTASVSAMLSVSGSTFDSYEPLPNYLQRNGIHVVWRSTNWGEPTLKVAKVERRSDLKQWCHSNECDYDGILLAGIEDEIRQISSKKIFIVLHTSGSHGPTYYQKYPKQFTRFTPECKSVNLQECSQNSLINAYDNTIFYTDHFLTTLIGKLKKIGKPTLMLYLSDHGESLGEYHFYLHGTPYAIAPEFQKKIPFLVYESPSFLVQKKLQTPYLKKRERYGDEIIFHTVLGAFDLNTSIYDPKLDILQP, encoded by the coding sequence ATGTCTCTTCTAAAATACGTTAAAAATCCCATTTCCCCTTTTGTGTATATTGTGGCTTCTGTCATCTCTACCGTTTTACTCTATCATTACCCTCTTTTTATTTTTGTGAGTCAGCATATTGCTCTCAATCTGAATGGAATACTTATATTGTTAAGTGTTTTGGTTGCTCTTTTGAGTGTAGAGTTGTTTCTTTTCTTACTCTTTGGAGCCATACTTGGAAAGTGGTTTCGATATTTTAATGCATTGCAGTTTATAACAAATGCTATTGCATTTTACTTTATTGTCACATATCATACTATTCTAGATCGCACCATGATGGGAAATGTTTTTAATACCAACTTTCAAGAGAGTAGTAGCTATTTTGGTATTAGCCCATTAGTCTATCTTGTTGTTTTGGGTATTGTTCCAGCATGGATCGCACTTAAGGTTTCTGTTTCTAAGCCCTATTTGAGAGTACGCTTGACTGCTTCAGCATTGGCAAGTTTGAGTGTGGGTATTGTTTTTTTATATTTGAATTCATCAGCATGGTTATGGTTTGATAAATATGCTAAATATATTGGTGGCCTTACACTTCCTTGGTCCTATAGTATCAATGCAATACGCCATAAACTTAAAGAGGCAAAAAAGAATAAAGAGTATCTCAAACTTTCAGATGCTATTATTACAACAGACTCCTCTATGATTGTTGTCCTTGTTATTGGAGAGTCAGCACGTGCGCAGAACTTTTCACTTTATGGGTATCATCGTAAAACTAATCCAAAATTAGAAAAAGTGAATAATTTAATCGTTGTTCCAAATACCTATGCAGCAGCCACATACACAACTGCATCAGTCAGTGCAATGCTCTCTGTTTCAGGTAGTACTTTTGACAGTTATGAGCCTTTGCCAAATTATCTTCAGCGTAATGGGATTCATGTTGTATGGCGTTCTACCAATTGGGGCGAACCAACCTTGAAAGTTGCAAAGGTAGAGCGAAGATCTGATTTGAAGCAATGGTGTCATTCAAATGAGTGCGATTATGATGGCATATTGCTTGCAGGAATTGAGGATGAGATTAGACAAATTTCATCTAAGAAGATCTTTATTGTGTTGCATACATCTGGGAGCCATGGACCAACATACTATCAAAAATATCCAAAACAGTTTACACGCTTTACTCCTGAGTGCAAAAGTGTTAATCTCCAAGAGTGTAGCCAAAATTCGTTGATAAATGCTTACGATAATACCATTTTCTATACTGACCATTTTTTAACAACATTGATTGGTAAATTAAAAAAGATAGGCAAGCCCACACTAATGCTCTACTTGTCTGACCATGGAGAGAGTCTCGGTGAATACCATTTTTATTTACATGGCACACCCTACGCTATTGCACCCGAGTTTCAAAAGAAGATACCATTTCTTGTTTATGAATCCCCATCTTTTTTAGTGCAAAAAAAACTTCAGACTCCCTATCTGAAGAAGCGAGAACGTTATGGTGATGAGATAATCTTCCATACGGTTCTTGGTGCATTCGATCTTAATACTAGTATCTATGATCCAAAATTAGATATTTTACAACCTTAA
- the tkt gene encoding transketolase, which translates to MKVMTEENQMRKKMANTIRFLAADMVQKANSGHPGAPMGLADIAVILSEHLNHNPKNPKWLNRDRLVFSGGHGTGLIYSLLHLWGYDLSLDDLKNFRQLDSKTPGHPEYGHTSGIEITTGPLGQGVANAVGFAIAEAFTKIQVNSETCELIDHKVYCLCGDGDLQEGISYEACALAGHLKLKDLILIYDSNEITIEGNTNIAWSEDVAKRFEAQNWNVLKINGHCYDQINKALITAKKADKPTIIIANTIIGKGAGELEGTHHTHGAPLGEEIIRASKQKEGFDPDKTFQVPEDVLLRFRCTIEQGELAEKEWIHRQKEAPLVEQNVALDKLLNPDFCTIEYPDFSNMAEVATRDSNGMILNAIAKAIPGFLGGSADLAPSNKTELKNMGNFPKGKNLHFGIREHAMAAITNAIGLYGTTIPFDATFFVFSDYLKPSARIAALTGIKRFFVWTHDSIGVGEDGPTHEPIEHLSQFRMLPNFYVWRPADATENIEAWKTALQMNAPSAFVLSRQKLKTLKPKRDFGKPSRGGYIVKKREGATLTLMASGSELMPCLQAACHLEALGIKTNVVSIPCLDLFNEQDSNYKTTVIDPKTKVMAVEAATATEYYRYADDVLGMESFGASAPAGKLFEKFGFSVQNITKHACDLMGTEYRTIDLQKC; encoded by the coding sequence ATGAAAGTAATGACAGAAGAGAATCAGATGCGTAAAAAAATGGCAAATACCATCCGTTTTTTAGCAGCAGATATGGTACAAAAGGCAAACTCTGGACACCCTGGTGCACCAATGGGACTTGCTGATATTGCAGTGATTTTAAGCGAGCACCTTAATCACAACCCCAAAAATCCTAAGTGGCTCAACCGCGATCGCCTAGTCTTCTCTGGTGGACATGGGACAGGACTCATCTATTCTTTGTTACATTTATGGGGTTATGACCTCTCTCTTGATGATCTTAAAAATTTTCGTCAACTTGACTCTAAAACACCGGGACATCCTGAATATGGGCATACATCAGGTATAGAAATTACAACTGGACCACTTGGACAGGGGGTTGCCAATGCTGTTGGTTTTGCAATAGCAGAAGCCTTCACCAAAATACAAGTAAACTCAGAAACCTGTGAACTAATTGATCATAAAGTTTACTGTCTTTGTGGTGATGGTGATTTGCAAGAAGGGATAAGCTATGAAGCATGTGCTTTGGCAGGACACCTGAAACTCAAAGACCTTATTCTCATATATGATTCCAATGAAATCACTATTGAAGGCAACACCAACATCGCATGGAGCGAAGATGTTGCTAAACGTTTTGAGGCACAAAATTGGAACGTACTCAAAATAAATGGGCATTGCTATGATCAAATTAATAAGGCACTTATCACAGCTAAAAAAGCAGATAAGCCGACTATTATTATTGCCAATACCATCATTGGAAAAGGGGCAGGAGAGCTGGAAGGAACACACCATACACATGGGGCACCATTAGGTGAAGAGATTATTCGTGCCTCTAAACAAAAGGAAGGATTTGACCCCGATAAGACATTTCAAGTCCCAGAAGATGTACTATTGCGATTTAGATGCACTATAGAACAAGGTGAATTGGCTGAAAAAGAGTGGATACATAGACAGAAAGAGGCACCACTTGTTGAACAAAATGTAGCACTAGACAAATTACTTAACCCAGACTTCTGCACGATTGAATATCCTGACTTTTCCAATATGGCTGAGGTAGCAACTCGTGACTCTAATGGTATGATTCTTAATGCTATTGCCAAAGCAATACCGGGATTCCTTGGTGGTTCCGCAGACCTTGCTCCAAGCAACAAGACTGAACTTAAAAATATGGGTAATTTTCCCAAAGGGAAAAATTTACATTTTGGTATCCGTGAACATGCAATGGCAGCAATCACTAATGCTATTGGACTTTATGGTACAACTATTCCATTTGATGCAACTTTTTTTGTCTTTTCTGATTATCTCAAGCCTTCAGCAAGAATTGCAGCACTGACGGGCATTAAGCGATTTTTTGTCTGGACACATGACAGTATTGGCGTAGGAGAGGATGGTCCAACTCATGAGCCAATCGAACATCTTTCTCAATTCAGAATGCTTCCAAACTTCTATGTGTGGAGACCTGCAGATGCAACGGAGAATATTGAAGCATGGAAAACAGCACTTCAAATGAATGCACCAAGTGCTTTTGTGCTCAGCCGCCAGAAGCTCAAAACCCTCAAACCAAAAAGAGATTTTGGCAAACCATCCCGTGGTGGCTATATTGTTAAAAAACGTGAAGGGGCAACACTCACACTGATGGCAAGTGGCTCAGAACTAATGCCGTGCCTACAAGCAGCATGTCACCTAGAAGCACTTGGTATCAAAACCAATGTTGTCTCTATACCATGTCTTGACCTTTTCAATGAACAAGATAGTAACTACAAAACAACAGTCATTGATCCTAAAACCAAAGTGATGGCAGTTGAAGCAGCAACAGCAACAGAATATTACCGCTATGCAGATGATGTGCTTGGTATGGAAAGTTTTGGTGCTTCTGCACCAGCAGGAAAACTCTTTGAAAAATTTGGATTTAGTGTCCAAAATATTACCAAACATGCTTGCGACTTAATGGGTACAGAGTATCGCACTATCGATCTTCAAAAGTGTTAA
- a CDS encoding polyprenyl synthetase family protein, translating into MQRFEAYLSQNLPKINSFHSVYKEALGAMLQAGGKRFRPMLLLKIVDTYEPMLYNSALPVALAIEMFHTYSLIHDDLPAMDNASLRRGHQTLHKRFDEATAILVGDALNSDAFLYIAKAPLREDIKIKLVELLACNGGSQGMVLGQAIDCYFENKPLNIEEVKTLHRNKTAKLIAASLQMGAVIAHLHTDTQQILYNFGIDLGLLFQIQDDIIDKTQSETQAGKTTGNDCDKNNFVNLLGLEKTITEADTLAKDLQRQLESFDPQLQEALSLLLEQYLYRHQQRIQ; encoded by the coding sequence ATGCAGAGATTTGAAGCCTATTTATCCCAAAACCTGCCTAAAATAAACAGTTTTCATTCAGTCTATAAAGAGGCACTAGGTGCAATGCTTCAAGCAGGAGGGAAACGTTTTCGTCCTATGTTGCTACTAAAGATCGTTGATACTTACGAACCTATGCTTTACAACTCTGCACTACCAGTTGCACTAGCAATAGAGATGTTTCATACCTATTCACTCATTCATGATGATCTCCCAGCAATGGACAATGCTAGCTTACGTCGTGGTCATCAAACTTTACACAAACGCTTTGATGAAGCAACGGCAATTCTTGTAGGTGATGCACTTAACTCTGATGCTTTTTTGTATATTGCCAAAGCCCCACTTCGTGAAGATATAAAAATTAAACTAGTTGAGCTACTAGCATGTAATGGGGGATCTCAGGGAATGGTATTAGGACAAGCGATTGATTGTTATTTTGAAAACAAACCCCTAAATATTGAGGAAGTAAAAACACTACATCGCAACAAGACAGCCAAGCTGATTGCAGCAAGTCTTCAAATGGGGGCGGTTATTGCACATCTCCATACAGATACACAGCAAATATTATATAATTTTGGTATTGATTTGGGACTGCTTTTTCAGATACAAGATGATATCATAGATAAGACTCAGAGTGAAACCCAAGCAGGAAAAACAACAGGTAATGACTGTGATAAAAATAACTTTGTCAATCTTTTAGGACTAGAGAAAACCATAACAGAGGCAGATACATTGGCAAAAGATTTACAAAGACAACTTGAGTCATTTGATCCACAGCTACAAGAGGCACTAAGCCTCCTATTGGAACAATATCTATATAGACACCAACAAAGGATACAATAG
- a CDS encoding shikimate kinase: MKKNIILIGFMGVGKGTTARAFAKKYGVYNIDTDDLIESKESKEVKKIFAKKGETYFRQCEQLTANWIEQHVKGTFISCGGGFYKVNNLKKLGTVVLLDASFEWIYNRLKTAKNSKQKLIKRPLFSDEKKAKALYKEREKAYRKVADIIVDVEKYDLEEQLKYIAKKCKVEQEVAI, from the coding sequence ATGAAAAAAAATATTATACTAATTGGATTTATGGGGGTTGGCAAAGGAACAACAGCACGTGCTTTTGCTAAAAAATATGGGGTTTACAATATTGACACAGATGACCTTATAGAGTCCAAGGAGAGTAAAGAGGTTAAAAAGATTTTTGCTAAAAAAGGTGAGACATATTTTCGTCAATGTGAGCAACTAACTGCCAATTGGATTGAACAGCATGTAAAAGGAACATTCATCTCCTGTGGTGGAGGATTTTACAAGGTAAATAACTTAAAAAAACTGGGGACAGTTGTATTGCTCGATGCCTCTTTTGAATGGATATACAATCGTCTCAAAACAGCAAAAAATAGTAAACAAAAACTTATCAAACGTCCACTATTTTCTGATGAAAAAAAAGCAAAGGCACTCTACAAAGAACGTGAAAAGGCATACAGAAAAGTAGCAGATATAATCGTAGATGTGGAAAAGTATGATCTAGAGGAACAATTAAAATATATTGCTAAAAAATGTAAAGTTGAGCAGGAGGTAGCTATATAG
- a CDS encoding MATE family efflux transporter, translating to MLRFFPHKHQKILRISLPAAVNSLLDMLQVVTDLVMVGRISAFAVAAVGLGLQSLMFIFAVLTVLHVGTSALLSRFIGAAQIKRASIGLSTLLRFAFFLSLPTMMIWYFFASKIYIWFGTVSEVIILGENYVQTLTWMMSFIFVKLVFVSALNAAGDTKTPMKVKLLSIGLNVLLNYLLIFGKFGFPELGVMGAAVGTVIVNAIEVLIYLWLYLKSKTPYIPVWHYSNNLLRRALKVGIPASFERALTFGSFMLFTAIIAQYGTEAMAGYQIGLRVEGIAFMPGIGFTIAAMALMGQGLGSKDPKRAREDVLLVLKYATGLMFFLSFFMIFVPEEIVWIFTDDTKTIEEASLYLRIVGFSQIPLAFNFVLSGALRGAGDTKRTLKINLISLWFARIIPAFILSFYFHYILFVYFAMIFDTFVKAIWLWVVFSQGKWQKLKV from the coding sequence ATGTTAAGATTTTTCCCCCACAAACACCAAAAAATTTTACGCATCTCTTTGCCTGCTGCGGTAAACTCTCTACTTGATATGCTGCAAGTGGTCACAGATCTTGTGATGGTCGGGCGAATCTCTGCGTTTGCTGTAGCAGCAGTAGGACTTGGACTCCAATCTTTAATGTTCATATTTGCCGTACTAACTGTACTGCATGTGGGTACTTCAGCACTACTTTCACGATTTATAGGAGCTGCACAAATTAAGCGTGCCTCTATTGGACTCTCCACACTACTTCGCTTTGCTTTCTTTTTAAGTTTACCCACTATGATGATTTGGTATTTCTTTGCATCAAAAATCTATATTTGGTTTGGCACAGTCTCCGAAGTAATCATATTGGGAGAAAACTATGTACAAACACTCACATGGATGATGTCATTTATTTTTGTAAAACTTGTTTTCGTCTCTGCACTTAATGCTGCAGGTGACACCAAGACCCCAATGAAGGTAAAACTCCTTTCCATTGGGCTCAATGTATTACTCAATTACCTACTAATCTTTGGAAAATTTGGCTTTCCAGAATTAGGAGTCATGGGGGCCGCAGTAGGCACAGTGATTGTCAACGCCATAGAGGTACTGATTTATCTCTGGCTCTACTTAAAAAGCAAAACCCCCTACATCCCGGTCTGGCATTACTCAAACAATCTACTTAGACGTGCACTGAAAGTAGGAATACCTGCTTCTTTTGAACGTGCTTTAACTTTTGGTAGCTTCATGCTCTTTACAGCCATTATTGCACAATACGGTACCGAAGCAATGGCGGGGTACCAAATAGGTTTACGGGTAGAAGGAATTGCTTTTATGCCAGGCATTGGATTCACCATTGCAGCAATGGCACTGATGGGGCAAGGATTAGGATCTAAGGACCCGAAGCGTGCTAGAGAAGATGTGCTACTGGTACTCAAATATGCAACAGGGTTAATGTTTTTTCTCTCATTTTTTATGATCTTTGTACCAGAAGAGATTGTCTGGATTTTTACTGATGATACCAAAACCATTGAAGAGGCGAGTCTCTATTTGCGCATTGTTGGATTTTCTCAGATACCACTTGCATTCAATTTTGTACTTTCTGGTGCACTCCGTGGCGCAGGTGATACAAAACGCACACTCAAAATTAATCTTATCTCTTTATGGTTTGCACGAATCATCCCAGCTTTTATACTCTCTTTTTACTTTCACTATATTCTGTTTGTCTATTTTGCAATGATTTTTGATACTTTTGTTAAAGCCATATGGCTTTGGGTTGTATTTTCACAAGGAAAATGGCAAAAACTCAAGGTATAA